TAGAAGCTAAACCCCTTTGACTTCTTCAGTATGATGCTTCCTTCTTCCACTCTATCAAAGAATTTTTCGGGTACCAAGGCGAGCAAGCAAGATGAAATTTCTTGAGAGAAACTATTATCTGGTACCATATTGTATTTCTTCAGAGGAAATTTGGATTTGATATAGCTTTCAACAAATTTCGAAATTGCCCACCTCTAAACAAAGTCATCACAATTAAGCAAAGATTTACATGTTGTGAATCTCAATCACTGTAAAGTTCATAATATAATGATGAAGTCTAGAATCACTAACCAGAGGTGAAAGCACGGTAGCTAAGAGACTAAGAAACAGTCCTTCACCAGGTTTATGAAACATAAGCTCAGAGAAACGATTAAGGTAGAGTGAAGCAAGAGAGACACCCCAGGGAAGATAATCAGGTACATTCCAATGTCCACTTCTGAATATCAATGTACAAGGATTTTCCACTCCTGCAATTTCATTAACCAGCCAGTCCTTAAAGTTTGTTAAACAATAGGGGAACCTGCCACCTCTAAGTCTAGATTGCATCATATAAGAGCGAAGACCTTAAACACGTTAGGGTGTGAGGTCAACGGGAAGAGAGCTATCCATCTAGGTGGGTAGATTTTAGGGAGACAATCAGCGGCAGTTCAATAAACTACAGACAAGATTTACAGTTACATACCGTTGGCTATGGCGCACTCAGTAGCAATATCCAAAGCTGATTTTTGAAGTCCAACGACTGTAACACGTTTTCCTTTGATGAATTCGGCAGCATCAGCATCATCCATGGCAGAGTAATCCATAGAATGCATAACTTTACCTTTGGTAAATACATCTGGACCTTTATTTGGTAGGAAATCAGGAATATTTGGAACTCCACAGAACCGCCCAATGCAAAGAATCACAAATTCTACTTCATAAGCCTGATGATCAGTAGTAATCTCCCATTTACCTTTGGGATTACTGAAAGCCTGATCTGAACCACCCCAATGACTCCATGAGAGCATATCTTGGCCTTCTTGTACTAAATAGTCAATGTTGACAACTTTGGTGTTGAATTTGATGTAAGGAAGTAAACCAAAATGAAGAGCATAAGATTCTAAATACTCTACAACTTGATTATGATCTGGATAATCTTCTTCAACTGAAGTAGACCATGGAAAATCAGAGAACACAAAAGCTTGTCTTGCTGTTTGAAGTTTTGTTGTTTCAACTGTTTGAGTCCAAACTCCACCAAGACCGGGTTGTGATTCAAAAACAATGGGTTGAAATCCTTTCTCAAGAACATACTTACAAGCTAATAGCCCACTTATTCCTGCTCCAATTATCCCAACCCTTCTCTCCATTAAACCTGCAACTGTTGAATGATTTGAAGATAGTGGGTAGTGAGGGTTGTTCTGATTCTGAATCTGATTATCGTCACCCAATATCTCCTTTCAATAATTTTGTCTATTTGTCTTCATTGTGGAGTTTGTTGCGGTCCATCTCGGCTTTGTTAAATGCTGCGCAGCTGCAGATGTATTTTGATACACTGTTTAAACATATAGTATTATTTTGCCGAAAGAGCTATCCCAGCTCCCAAGTTGCAAGTCAACATGTTTCCTTTCAAGTTTCAACCACCTAGGAAATAAACTGTCTGAGCTTTTAGATAATGATGGGAAATTTGCGAATGTCACCGTCAATAAAGTCCAAAATCTTAGAGCAAGGGACATTACAAGGACTGAATGATCCCATATTTATGGTTAGGGGTAAGATTTGTATAATTTATGGGCCCTTCATCCTCTTAAGATGACAACCCATACCCCCCTGTACAGCCGAAAGATCTCCTACAGTACTGACCACAgtaatgttttgtgtattttttccaTTTCAAAACATCTCTCCATTATAATTGGTAACTGGAACTCAGCGTCCAGAAGATGTGCTAACCATGAACACCTCATTTGCGATGTATACAGAATTCACAGTATTTGCAGATTACCCAATCATCAGCAATTGTGGAATCTGCAGATGAATATTTTCTCTGCATAGACATTGAATATTACAAAGTAGTCGGCACAACATCGGTTTGAGGCCCATCTATTCGACTGAGGAATTCTGGAGTAGAACTTTTGAGGTAATTTTTCTCGCAAGAGACTATATTTTGGTATCATATTGTACTTCTTCAGGGGGAattggatttcaaatagctttccATAAATTTAGAAGCTGTCCATCTCTAAGCAAAATCAACATATTTAATCAAGACGCTTCATTAATCTCACATTTGAATGACAATTTTGAAAAAACTAATCAATTACTTACCAGTTGTGAAAATAAGGTAGCTTAGAGATCAAGGAGTAGTCCTTCACCTGGTTTATGTAGCAAAAATCCAGATAAACAACTTAGGTACAAGAAACCAAGAGGGACACTCCACGGAAGATAATCAGGTATACCCCAATGTTCATTTTATATATAAGTGTACAAGAATTCTCCACCCCTGTAATTTTATTAGATACTAATACATCTCACACACAAAACTATTGATAGTGAAGAATTTATTGATAAATGACCAAGCTTGCTATTTGTCTACCAGCAGATGTCGCCTGACAGCTAGGGATGCTGCTGCCCAAGGACTGAGATCCTAAATATGTCAGAGCGTAACCCATGGCTTATGCATGTATAGAATGACTACCCGTCCAGGTGCTAGAAGTCGGCTGCCAATTAACAATTCaataaaagataaataaagatTATATATTACATATCATTGGCAGTTCCACATTGTTACTAGTGTCTAAACCTGATTTCCATGATCCAACTTCTGCAACATGATTTCCTTTGACAAACTTGGTAGCATCAGACTCATCCACGGAAGAGCAATCAATAGAGTGTATTACTTTAACACTGAAAGCATCTGGACCTATGTCTGGTGGCAAATCGGGAATATTTGGCACTCCACTGATGCACAAATAATCACCTTTATGTTTTAACTAAATAAGATGCAGTACAAGTAAACTAAGTTATTTAAATGAAGCAGTACAAATGTCTATACCTGGCTGTGAGTAAATGGAAGCTTTTAACTTCTCCCTAATGAACATCTGGCTTATCTAGGCTCTATCTGAACATCATTTCTGCGGAGAATCAGCCTTCTGAGCATCTCCATGCTAGACTGTAAAGGCAGGACACCTAGACTTTGGAACCTTCTTGATGAGATAGAACGCATGGACACAACAAGTGGACACAATGAACATGCAAATTTAGAAAACATCATAACTAAATTTGGACTATGGGCGTGAAAAGATGAGCATGTGGGGAAACAAATTGACCCGAATGAAGTGTCTTAGCCTATTAAGTTATGAGCCTTAGACTTTCATGCTTTCTTTACTCTAGGGTCCTTGAGATAACCAAGATCTGGAATTTTAAAGATCTAACAGGGTGTAAACCAAATATACTTAAAACACGCATATATTTGCATCAATCATGAAAAAATTGCTTCAAATTCGAGATACAACATGATTCAAACTTCAAACAATACATATTTATTTCCACAGAAGTAGAGAGACTACAATTGCAGGCAATTATTACAAGAGTAACAATAATAGGTTACCTTTCAAAGCTATTTCACACTGCCCTTAGAGCTTACTTCTGTTGTTCTTTTTGGTAAGGCTTCCCATAGCCTTCGCCTTTTCTCTAAGAACAAACTTCTGAGTCTTTCCTGTAGAAGTCTTTGGcaaatcatcaaaaacaacagtTCGTGGAGCCATATAATGTGGTAACCGGTCCCGGCAAAACTTGATTATCTCTTCAACATTTGCATTTTGTCCTTCTTTCAATTTAACAAATGCACAAGGTGTCTCACCCCAATGTTCATCCGGCCGGCCTACAACCGCTGCCTCAAGAATTGAAGGATGACTAAACAACACAGATTCAACTTCTATTGTACTTATATTCTCCCCACCTGAAATAATTATATCTTTGGATCGGTCCTTTAGCTCTATATAACCATCAGGGTGCTTCACGCCAAGGTCACCGGTTCGAAACCATCCACCCTGAAAAGCTTCTTCGGTAGCTTTTGAATTTTTAAGGTACCCTGACATCACCGTGTTGCCTCTAAGCATCACCTCGCCCATGCTTTTTGCATCCGCAGGTACACTCTTCATGGTAACTGGATCCTTTATATCGACATCCTCCATTGCAAGATGTTGAACCCCTTGGCGAGACTTAATCTTTGCTCGATCATGAGGTTGCAAGGAATCCCACTCTGGCTTCCATGTGCAAATTGTCGCTGGACCATAGGTTTCTGTCAGGCCGTACGAGTGGGTAATTCCAAAACCTAGCTCCTCCAGCTTGAACAAGACCTGGGAAGGAGGTGGCGCACCACCTGTCATTACCTCCACCTTTGAAGGAAGTGGCTTTTTGACGTTAGGTGGTGCATTCGCGATCATGTTCAAGACAGTTGGTGCACCAGCCATGTTTGTTACCCTATGCAGAGAGATACTATCAAAAATGGTTTGAGCAGAGACGTTCCTTATGCAGATACTGGTACCACCTTGAGCTGCCACTCCCCAGATGAGGCACCAACCATTGCAGTGAAACATCGGTACAGTCCATAGGTACACAGGATTTGGGCCGATGCCATTAAGAAGAATTGCTGCAAGAGAATTGAGATATGCACCTCTGTGGTGGTAAACAACTCCCTTAGGACTTGATGTTGTTCCTGAAGTGTAATTTAATGATATGGGATCCCATTCATCATTTGGTTTTCTAATTTCAAAATCATCTTGCCCAGTACCTATAAGATTCTCATATTCCAAGTACTTGCCTGGACTGGTTTTGCTAGTTTCTGGATACAGAATATCAGATTCAGGAATTAGCACCAGGAGAGGTGTCTTGGATTTTGTGCTGGACAGAATGTCAAGTGCTGCTTGTGCCACTTCAAGAAACTGATAATCAACTAAGATGACCTTGGCTTCTGAGTGTTTCAAAAGGACTGATATCATAGCCGAGTCATGCCGTATGTTAAGTGTACAAAGAACAGCGCCAGCCATCGGGGCACCAAAATGAAGCTCAAACATTGCTGGGATATTTGGTGCCAATACGGCTACCTGGTCAGACAATTTCaaatatagtaaagagggtgACAACTTACAAATTATGACTAACAAAGAAACAAAATGGGAAATGCAAAGAAGGTAGGAGCTTCATGTGGTGGCACCGAATAAGCCGTCAACCATACAAAAACCAATACACAACTAAACGAGGTGATACAAAAACCAATCCTTCATACCAACTAGAGCCATGACTACCCAACACATACTAAAGATTGATGGAGTAGCAAAACTAGTCTTTTTCGGAATCTAAAATTACttcaagaacatgaagaaattTGCATTACAAAGGTAAAACAGCGTTCATCAATTAAGAAAGTACTTCCACAGTTTTGGCTTACCCAAAGAAAAGCACATGATAAaagaaaagcaaaaacaaaatgaCACAGAAAATCCAACCTAATACACAAACATAAAATCTGACATTAATCAAGCATACAAGACTCATAAATGATCTAATGAgcaacaaagaaagaaaataaaaaccctCAAACCAGAGGACACTCAGTCAAAATATTGAACACCCTCAACATTCAGTAGAAACCCAAAAATGAAAAGATTgaaacttctcaacaaaaggaaaaaaagaaaaaaaaacttacaacATCACCACGCGAAATCCCAAGTTGAGTAAGAGCAGAAGCAAGTTTCACACATCTTTCCCGAGTTTGCTTCCATGTAAACTTAACTGTACTTCCATAAACAACGgagattctatctccataaacaacCGCTGATCGTTCTAAGAAACTAATCGGTGACAAAGGTATGTAATTTGCAGAACATTTAATTAAACCCTCCATTggttctttttgaaaaaaaaattaacagcTTTGGTTCTCTTTGGATTCCAATTTGTGTTTTGAGTATTTTCTTCAGCTTTTAATTCAGTCCAGGGACTCCAGGCCCTACAGAGAGTGGGAGAGAGAAGGAATAAGTCAGTCAACATTGAGTTTATCTCTCAATTATACCCCCGAAATTTATTTTAAAAGGCCTACCGAATGCCCTGTACCACAGGGGTAAAATGACAGAAAAAATGATACGGATAATTCAATGAGTGACAGAGAGTCAGATGTGTTCCAACCAACCATCTGATTGAAAAATGAGCCGCATATAAAGCGACAGCAAGGTTAAAATCAAGGCAAAGAAAGTAAAAAAGCTACTTCCTTTCAAAGATTGTAAGATTGTAGTGTTGGGTTGATAGTTATACATAGTGCGCATTTCACAGAAGTGAGTAGCTTGCCAGAATTTCTGTATCTTCTTGCATATGGTCTGTTCTACCACTAGATTCCGATAAGGTAAGGTGTCCCATCATTAATCAAAAATTTTCCTTTTTAGCTTGGTCAAACCTGAAAGTGATCTCTTTTGCTTTCACGAGAAAGGAAAAGTTTGTTTCAGTAGTTCAATCGTGTAGTCTTTCGCTACTTAAGTTCTTAAAAAAGTAACTCAGGAACTAAGAGAGCATAAACCACATCTTTCTCCCAGAGTCCCAGTATGCTGTTCTGTAAGCCTATACTGGAGTATATTTTTACaggaaaagtaaaagaaaaaggaaaagctgCTGAAAATGTTCTAAATATATTTGCATTATAGTGGATCCTTAATTATAAGGGTCTTTTCATTCTTCATTCACATTAATGTAGTACAATTGATACACTATTATATACCATCAGTAAACAAACACTTTATTGGTTACAAGGCTGCATTTGCGCCAGATTAATCTAGCTTATTTTTCATACTTCTTGCCATCTAAGAACGTGGTACCATAAGTGATTCAATTCTTTAAGACAGACTTCCCATTGATTTTGCTTTCTCCCTGAGAATGTACTTCTGTGTCTTTCCAGTTGAGGTTTTTGGCAGATCAGCAAAAACAATAGTTTTAGGAGCCATGTAGCGTGGCAACCTGTCCTTGCAAAACTGGATAATCTCTTCTGCATTTGCACTACACCCATCCTTCAATTTCACAAATGCGCACGGCGTCTCACCCCAGTGATCATCAGGTCGGCCAACAACCGCAGCTTCAAATATTGATGGATGACTAAACAACACTGATTCAACTTCAATTGTGCTGATGTTTTCTCCCCCTGATATAACAATATCTTTAGACCGATCCTTTACCTCTATGAAACCATCAGAGTGCTTCACAGCTAGATCACCACTTCGAAACCATCCGCCACTTAAAGCTTCTCCAGTTGCTTTTAAATCTTTAAAATATCCATTCATCACAGTGTTACCTCTAAACATTATCTCCCCCATGGTTTTTCCATCGTCTGGTACACTTTCCAGGGTAACTGGATTTTTAATATCAACTTCCACACCTATATGTTGCACCCCTTGTCGAGACTTCTTCCTTGCACGTTCATCAGGGGGCAAGGAGTCCCACTCAGGCTGCCATGCACAAATTGTTGCTGGACCATAGGTTTCTGTCAAGCCATATATGTGACTTACATTGAAACCCAACTCTTCCATCTTAAAAATAATTCCTGCAGGTGGAGCTGAACCTCCTGTCATTATGTTGACTTTGCAAGGCAGTGTGCTTCGATCACCGGCTGGTGCATTAACGATCATGTTTAAGACAGTTGGGGCAGCGCCCATGTGGGTCACCTTATGAAGAGCAATGCTGTCATAAATACCCTTCGGAGTGACATTTCTAAGGCATACATTGGTACCACCTTGAGCTGCCACCCCCCATGTGAGACACCAACCATTGCAGTGAAACATAGGCACAGTCCATAGATAAACAGGCATTGCACCCATATCATGAATCATAACTGTAGCAAGAGAATTAAGATACGAACCCCTGTGGCTGTAAACAACTCCTTTCGGACTAGACGTTGTTCCTGAAGTATAATTTATGGATATTGGGTCGAATTCATCATTTGGCCGTGGGATGTCAAACTCAGTAATTCCCAATTCAAGAAGCTTCTCATACTCTAAATCACTAGATGTTGAGATGTTTATAGTCTTTGACGAGTTTTCAGAATCCGATATCAACACCAAACGAGGGAGTGTGCAGTTTGCTTTCGATAGAAGGTCAAATGCTCCACGAGCAACATCAAGGAACTGGTAGTCTACAAAGATGATCTTGGCTTCTGAATGTTTCAATAGGATCGAAACCATGGCTGAATCATGGCGAGTATTGAGTGTACATAGTATTGCCCCTGCCATTGGAACACCAAAATGCAGCTCATACATTGCAGGGACATTTGGGGATAATGTTGCAACCTGCTCAGTTTCTAAGAATGATCAATTACTTCGATCCAAGTTCTGAACTGATTTAATAAAAGCATGTTTAGTAATAATATGCAAGTTACATCCAATTAACTTAACAAATACTATGTGAAATTGAGAATTCCAAAACCATTTCCTGATTAAGTAAACTAGTAAAGTTACAGAAACCGaagtaattaatcaaaataaattaaaagaaCATCCCACAAAAGAAGATAAAGATTAAGAAGATTGTTAAGAACTTACAACATCGCCACGAGAAATCCCAAGTTGAGTAAGAGAAGAAGCAAGTTTAAGACATCTATCAAGTGTTTGTCTCCAAGTGAACTTAAGAGTACCATAAATAACAGATACTCTATTTCCATAAGCAATAGCTGATCTTTCTAAGAAGCTAATAGGAGATAGAGGAACATAATTAGCTGAACATTTAACTAACCCCTCCATTGATTTCACATGATTTGACTCTGAATGTTTAGAAAAATGAGATTTTTGTATGCAATTTGGTTGATTTCTTTTCAATGCATAGATTACTGAACTTGAAGAGGGAAGAAATTTCCTAAACATAAAATTCATTTTGATTCTAGTAACTGAGCGGAAATCGTTATTCAGTGATATTCATTAGTGAAGATGGTAAGCTAATTGTACTGTTGACTGGATCTAGCAGTTAGGTACAAGTACAACAAACCTTGAAAACCATATCCCATTGGCTTGGTTAACAACGTATGACCTTAGGTTTGAAAATATTGTAAGAATATCCCATAAGTCAAGCCGATTATTTTTTCTTGCGATGTAAAAATCATTACTGCGATAAAAGTGCCATAGTAATTTTTCCTTCAAAGGTGATATTTCGGTTACAATATATATTTTCttgggtatattaattatatgtcagTTTTAAAAGTAGAAATTTCTGAATAACCCATATTTAAACTCTCTCTTTCTTGGGTTATGTTTTTTGAataacccaaaaacataaaatgtaCGATTAAAATTAGTAGTTTAAgattaaatttagggtttttcacaTTTTAAGATGGACTAATGTAACCTTTATATATTACGTAttattaacaaaaaataaataaatataatttcACTAATAATCAGTCATTAATCATGGCGCTTTTTATGGACGTTATCTTCATTAATCTGTTGTTATTATTCCAGGTTAATTGTCGTTTTTATTGCTTAACGTATCTTACCTTTTCAGTCAATAAATTTGCTTCCGCTTTTTTAGGCCGTTcacttctctcttcttttttcttttcccaaacACAACTcgttcacttctttctctttatTTCTTTCCCCAAACACAAGTATTtgttttgaatcttttgatcGGTTTTGGATAATACAGTACTTTCTTTTGTGAGTGTTTAGTATTAGGATTGATCTTCACCAAACATCTATATATGCAGTCGATGTGTACTACCAACAGCGTTGTATGACTACATCTCCATAATACAGCACCATGTGTAGGATTATCTTCCTACTGATAGTTGTACCATCGTTTTTTGAGATTTTGGTTTTGAGTTCAAAGGTTTATTTATGGGCTAGTTTTATTTGTATCTATGATTCTACTTCTACAAATCAGTGATGAATACCCTATTCTCTAGTTTGTTTTGGAAGTTCTGATTCTATTTTCTACTTTGCTTCACAATCTAAAATAATAATGGCGTCAGTTCGGTGATGAATAGCCATTTTCTAGTGTTTTTGTTTATAGCTTTTGAAAATAGGTTAGGAAATAGCAATTTTCACTAACTTTGAAAAGTAAAATTTTGAATAAGAAGGTGATAATTCCGTATTTTTTACAGACCGCAATTGATTCCAACTGGTGAAACTTGCGATTATCAATATATTGTGAAGATTAGAATTTTCACCAAGCGGATAATTGCGATTATCAATTTTCATTAAGCCGATGATAATGCATTTGTAGCAAATTTTCGAGTATATATTTTTTATACTACCGTTTCCTGTTTACTTGTATTCAGATGAAAACGAATATATTGTTTTTTCCTTGTTCCTTTTTTGGATAAATTTGATTTTCCAGGCCAATGAAGTTATGAAATTTTCCCCATTGTTTCGGTTGATATGTTATCTATGCACATGTTAGCTTGTGATAATTGCTATTTTCACCAAGAAATAATTATCCCAACGGATGAAAATTGGGATTATCATTAAATTGTGAATGTTGTAATTGGGTTCATCATTAACTTGTGAAAGGTGTAATTTTGAGCCGGTGATAATAGCGACTTTCACAAATCACATATGATTCCTACAAATGAAGATTGTAAATTGTGAAAACTTTCAAACAATTGGGATCACAATTTTATAAACACAAAAttgaccaaaatcaataattcctggatgaaaaggacatttagattttgatactgtttaaatggacaaaaatgtaaaaatagcaaggatgtaaacagttttatcctacccattttcaaatttttttttttttttaatttacatcaggatgcatccagtttcatccttgttattttttaagtttaagtcaggatgaatccagtttcatctttgttattcttttggtgtccatttcatcaATACTAAttttcctcgcgtttttaggggccactcaaaaggatttaggggccatcaatttatacccatccacagactctagttaaggggtaccctatatgatattgaagttacataaatgcccttctggtaaaaccgtataaaaaccaaatcaaaaaaaattctactcatttcaactcttcttcttccagtttcatatcttccgattgtggaagaaaaaaaactttcctcgttcaacagaaacatcgccgcgaatcgtaaaatcaaaacatcgtcgattcgtttataaaacaatggataagggaaatgaaacccacatacctagaaccaaaaatgttgctcggggtatcgatccaaagattgggattttagcaagaaataaagaaattcttgctgcaaatgaagaagaacgcgaagaacaagtacccggcaatgtagtcggtggtgg
This is a stretch of genomic DNA from Papaver somniferum cultivar HN1 chromosome 1, ASM357369v1, whole genome shotgun sequence. It encodes these proteins:
- the LOC113298297 gene encoding probable flavin-containing monooxygenase 1 — protein: MERRVGIIGAGISGLLACKYVLEKGFQPIVFESQPGLGGVWTQTVETTKLQTARQAFVFSDFPWSTSVEEDYPDHNQVVEYLESYALHFGLLPYIKFNTKVVNIDYLVQEGQDMLSWSHWGGSDQAFSNPKGKWEITTDHQAYEVEFVILCIGRFCGVPNIPDFLPNKGPDVFTKGKVMHSMDYSAMDDADAAEFIKGKRVTVVGLQKSALDIATECAIANGVENPCTLIFRSGHWNVPDYLPWGVSLASLYLNRFSELMFHKPGEGLFLSLLATVLSPLRWAISKFVESYIKSKFPLKKYNMVPDNSFSQEISSCLLALVPEKFFDRVEEGSIILKKSKGFSFYKDGLVFDDDAGATLETDAVILATGYKSDENLKRIFKSPTFQNYIMGSSNSTIPLYRECIHPRIPQLAVIAFSESLVNLYTSEMRCRWLAHLLDDGFRLPSIIEMEKDILKWEKYMKRYCGQYYRRSCIGAVHIWYNDQLCKDMGFNPKRKKGFYAELFEPYGTMDYANLTHSKD
- the LOC113298303 gene encoding probable acyl-activating enzyme 1, peroxisomal, which gives rise to MEGLIKCSANYIPLSPISFLERSAVVYGDRISVVYGSTVKFTWKQTRERCVKLASALTQLGISRGDVVAVLAPNIPAMFELHFGAPMAGAVLCTLNIRHDSAMISVLLKHSEAKVILVDYQFLEVAQAALDILSSTKSKTPLLVLIPESDILYPETSKTSPGKYLEYENLIGTGQDDFEIRKPNDEWDPISLNYTSGTTSSPKGVVYHHRGAYLNSLAAILLNGIGPNPVYLWTVPMFHCNGWCLIWGVAAQGGTSICIRNVSAQTIFDSISLHRVTNMAGAPTVLNMIANAPPNVKKPLPSKVEVMTGGAPPPSQVLFKLEELGFGITHSYGLTETYGPATICTWKPEWDSLQPHDRAKIKSRQGVQHLAMEDVDIKDPVTMKSVPADAKSMGEVMLRGNTVMSGYLKNSKATEEAFQGGWFRTGDLGVKHPDGYIELKDRSKDIIISGGENISTIEVESVLFSHPSILEAAVVGRPDEHWGETPCAFVKLKEGQNANVEEIIKFCRDRLPHYMAPRTVVFDDLPKTSTGKTQKFVLREKAKAMGSLTKKNNRSKL
- the LOC113298317 gene encoding probable acyl-activating enzyme 1, peroxisomal — its product is MNFMFRKFLPSSSSVIYALKRNQPNCIQKSHFSKHSESNHVKSMEGLVKCSANYVPLSPISFLERSAIAYGNRVSVIYGTLKFTWRQTLDRCLKLASSLTQLGISRGDVVATLSPNVPAMYELHFGVPMAGAILCTLNTRHDSAMVSILLKHSEAKIIFVDYQFLDVARGAFDLLSKANCTLPRLVLISDSENSSKTINISTSSDLEYEKLLELGITEFDIPRPNDEFDPISINYTSGTTSSPKGVVYSHRGSYLNSLATVMIHDMGAMPVYLWTVPMFHCNGWCLTWGVAAQGGTNVCLRNVTPKGIYDSIALHKVTHMGAAPTVLNMIVNAPAGDRSTLPCKVNIMTGGSAPPAGIIFKMEELGFNVSHIYGLTETYGPATICAWQPEWDSLPPDERARKKSRQGVQHIGVEVDIKNPVTLESVPDDGKTMGEIMFRGNTVMNGYFKDLKATGEALSGGWFRSGDLAVKHSDGFIEVKDRSKDIVISGGENISTIEVESVLFSHPSIFEAAVVGRPDDHWGETPCAFVKLKDGCSANAEEIIQFCKDRLPRYMAPKTIVFADLPKTSTGKTQKYILREKAKSMGSLS